The following proteins are co-located in the Pseudomonas sp. DY-1 genome:
- the phnX gene encoding phosphonoacetaldehyde hydrolase: MHYKQPTQLQAVILDWAGTVVDFGSFAPTQIFVEAFAEFGVAVSLEEARGPMGMGKWDHIRTLCDIPAIAERYRAAFGRLPTDDDVTAIYERFMPLQIEKIGLHSALIPGALDAIATLREKGLKIGTCSGYPAVVMAKVVELARENGYTPDYVVATDEVPNGRPHPAQSLANVIALGINDVAACVKVDDTWPGILEGRSAGMWTVALTCSGNALGLTYEQFKALPKDKLDQERARIGQMFEGSRPHYLIDTIADLPAVIDDINKRLARGEMPQAN, encoded by the coding sequence ATGCATTACAAGCAACCCACCCAACTGCAAGCCGTCATCCTCGACTGGGCCGGCACCGTCGTCGACTTCGGTTCCTTCGCGCCGACCCAGATCTTCGTCGAGGCCTTCGCCGAATTCGGTGTCGCGGTCTCCCTGGAAGAAGCCCGCGGCCCGATGGGTATGGGTAAGTGGGACCACATCCGCACCCTCTGCGACATCCCGGCCATCGCCGAACGCTACCGCGCCGCCTTCGGCCGCCTGCCCACGGACGATGACGTCACCGCCATCTACGAGCGCTTCATGCCGCTGCAGATCGAGAAGATCGGCCTGCACTCCGCGCTGATCCCCGGCGCCCTCGACGCCATCGCCACCCTGCGCGAAAAGGGCCTGAAGATCGGCACCTGCTCCGGCTACCCGGCGGTAGTGATGGCCAAGGTGGTGGAGCTGGCCCGCGAGAACGGCTACACGCCGGACTACGTGGTGGCCACCGACGAAGTGCCCAACGGCCGCCCGCACCCGGCGCAGTCCCTGGCCAACGTCATCGCCCTCGGCATCAACGACGTCGCCGCCTGCGTGAAGGTGGACGACACCTGGCCGGGCATCCTCGAAGGCCGCAGCGCCGGCATGTGGACCGTGGCGCTGACCTGCTCGGGCAACGCCCTGGGCCTGACGTACGAGCAGTTCAAGGCGCTGCCGAAGGACAAGCTGGACCAGGAGCGCGCGCGCATCGGCCAGATGTTCGAAGGCTCCCGCCCACACTACCTGATCGACACCATCGCCGACCTGCCGGCGGTGATCGACGACATCAACAAGCGCCTGGCCCGTGGCGAGATGCCCCAGGCCAACTGA
- a CDS encoding pesticin C-terminus-like muramidase, which translates to MREELGVSPWLSTWSWEGFDVIYNDDPPHNALAYFLQSMSASLADEAIESSRARADKSDRGPVRSRLYEIIDTNRDGRMTAEVLQAALRIPAHAQSISQLVIHYESEWYYQERKWDALDKVLGHTTSAPILNWVVEKERIKQLSWWKEVAIKVELPEVGRIYHLHPVGVMTSLSEMVDENDIGWLKVPYGQLTFDVEGNDIEDGTHPLYRYFSRVAHWPGGVSGVTIGRGYDLGQRPTPAADLRAAGIQEPLLSWLMGAEGLKGEAARIYLNSAPANVCKQRITRKQHDLFLPVYTYMKERVVEISSKKDTREVYGVLCWEETNWKVRDVVVDLIYRGDYTGATRRIIQKPFVDNDYLNFSRGVYNYNNWPGVPVDRLNRRVSYLRGRVK; encoded by the coding sequence GTGCGTGAAGAACTTGGGGTTTCGCCTTGGCTCAGTACGTGGTCCTGGGAGGGCTTTGACGTCATCTACAACGACGACCCACCGCACAATGCCTTGGCATATTTCCTTCAGTCGATGTCCGCTTCGTTGGCTGACGAGGCTATCGAATCCAGCCGCGCCAGGGCCGACAAGTCTGATAGGGGGCCAGTCAGATCCCGCCTCTACGAGATCATCGATACCAACCGCGACGGCAGAATGACCGCCGAAGTGTTGCAGGCGGCACTGCGTATACCGGCGCATGCCCAGTCTATTTCTCAACTGGTTATTCATTACGAAAGTGAATGGTATTACCAGGAAAGAAAGTGGGATGCGCTGGATAAAGTGTTGGGGCACACCACTTCCGCACCAATTCTGAACTGGGTGGTGGAAAAAGAGCGAATCAAACAGTTGAGTTGGTGGAAGGAGGTGGCGATCAAGGTTGAACTTCCAGAAGTAGGGAGGATTTATCATTTGCACCCGGTTGGAGTAATGACAAGTCTTTCGGAAATGGTTGATGAGAATGATATTGGATGGCTTAAGGTTCCATATGGTCAGCTAACTTTTGATGTTGAAGGTAATGACATAGAAGATGGAACGCACCCCTTGTATAGATACTTTAGTCGTGTTGCCCATTGGCCTGGTGGAGTGTCGGGAGTGACGATTGGACGGGGGTATGATCTTGGGCAGCGGCCAACTCCCGCTGCTGATTTGCGAGCGGCTGGAATACAGGAACCTTTGTTGTCTTGGTTGATGGGGGCTGAGGGGCTTAAGGGAGAGGCGGCGAGGATCTATTTGAATAGTGCTCCTGCTAATGTTTGCAAGCAAAGAATAACAAGAAAGCAGCACGACCTATTTTTGCCTGTATATACATACATGAAAGAGAGGGTTGTGGAGATTTCAAGTAAGAAAGATACCCGAGAGGTATATGGAGTTTTGTGCTGGGAAGAGACAAACTGGAAGGTTAGAGATGTTGTTGTTGATCTAATATATAGAGGTGACTACACGGGTGCGACTAGGCGAATTATACAAAAGCCATTTGTGGATAACGATTATTTGAATTTTTCCAGAGGAGTTTATAACTATAATAACTGGCCTGGAGTTCCCGTGGATAGGTTAAATAGAAGGGTTTCGTATTTGAGGGGGAGGGTTAAATGA
- a CDS encoding lysozyme inhibitor LprI family protein: protein MQLLAIVFFIFGSVFSGRVLSNERCLPSSIATSEILKCINRSYVAVDKLLNDRYKEVLGDENFIYRKQLVDGQRLWVKFRDSRCKHIYYSVYPGEEAGIERDSCVSSMTYFRFLELVYIETGWGGGEIKRISELAIMGDKGRMSSVYEAVMSASFGAEGDAYFRENCALAKILYEEDFDSCFFRMKVQNM, encoded by the coding sequence ATGCAACTGCTGGCAATAGTGTTTTTCATATTCGGGTCGGTGTTTTCGGGGAGAGTACTTTCAAATGAGCGCTGCCTGCCATCAAGCATTGCTACTAGTGAAATATTGAAATGCATAAATAGGTCCTATGTGGCAGTCGATAAATTACTCAATGACCGCTATAAGGAAGTGCTGGGAGATGAGAATTTTATTTATAGGAAACAGCTTGTTGATGGTCAACGCCTATGGGTTAAATTCAGGGATTCACGGTGCAAGCATATTTACTATTCCGTTTATCCTGGGGAGGAGGCCGGAATAGAGAGGGATAGTTGTGTTTCTTCCATGACTTATTTTAGATTTTTAGAGCTTGTTTATATAGAAACCGGTTGGGGTGGGGGGGAAATAAAAAGGATTTCAGAGTTGGCGATTATGGGAGATAAGGGGCGAATGTCAAGTGTTTATGAGGCAGTAATGAGCGCTTCTTTTGGGGCGGAGGGAGATGCATATTTTAGGGAAAATTGTGCCTTGGCAAAAATCCTATATGAAGAAGATTTTGACTCGTGCTTCTTCAGGATGAAGGTTCAAAATATGTAG
- a CDS encoding type VI secretion system Vgr family protein, with translation MLAAIRPFFDHSRHQLKVRNLDATLDVLAFQGEEALSEPFRYRIEFTSSQRDLPVDQLLGQDAAFSLYPSPMPLPIIGLSPPVNRPLRTLHGVLTGFRRLSGSNDEARYEVTLQPRLALLGLGRQYRIYQHQSVPEIVEGILRGRHLLEGQDFFFDLKRDYPKREQVLQYAESDLAFVERLLADVGIWYRFTTDERLHIDVVEFHDDPRNYQFDVRLPYRPPSGTSSGEDAVWQLQASHGLVEQQVNIRAYDPRDAGAYLDGEVDQTRGARTTYGEAYHYGEPYTVLGDAHSQDEDLPSESGYFYARLRHERYLNQRTRLGGRTSSATLAPGQVLRIDGGAPEAFAPGAVITRLTTRAARDRSFDARFDAMPYSERVCFRPPLRTKPVIAGTLPARISSPQANDLYGHIDLDGRYKVHFLFDRDSWPAGQESLWLRLARPYAGDTYGLHLPLLQGTEVAVAFEQGDPDKPYIAHALHDSQHPDPVTLRNYQRNVLRTPANNKLRLDDRRGQEHIKLSTEHSGKSQLNLGHLVDAQRQKRGEGFELRTDGWGAIRAGKGVFISADEQPRAQGQVLAMQEAVTRLQEASEEMQQLSRDAEHAQADPADVNAQLALLRERLDQLQAAVALLSAPQGIVLTSGEHLQLAARHNLMLNAGGEADISVVKRLFIGVGEGLSLFVRKLGMKLIANQGAVQIQAQNDRLELLARHGLDITSTEDEIRISAMQKITLNAGGSYITLDPCGIESGTQGEHLIKAVHFDYRGPATKPLKTPELPPLDGYPRKHQQVASFSG, from the coding sequence ATGCTCGCTGCAATCCGCCCCTTCTTCGATCACAGCCGCCACCAGCTCAAGGTCCGCAACCTCGACGCCACGCTCGACGTGCTCGCCTTCCAGGGCGAGGAGGCGCTCAGCGAGCCGTTCCGCTACCGCATCGAGTTCACCTCCAGCCAGCGCGATCTGCCGGTTGACCAGCTCCTGGGGCAGGACGCCGCGTTCAGCCTCTACCCGTCGCCCATGCCGCTCCCCATCATCGGCCTCAGCCCGCCGGTGAACCGGCCGCTGCGCACCTTGCATGGCGTCCTCACCGGCTTTCGGCGCCTGTCCGGCTCCAACGACGAAGCCCGCTACGAAGTGACGCTGCAGCCGCGCCTGGCGTTGCTCGGCCTGGGCCGGCAATACCGCATCTACCAGCACCAGAGCGTGCCGGAAATCGTCGAGGGCATCCTGCGCGGCCGGCATCTGCTTGAAGGGCAGGACTTCTTCTTCGACCTCAAGCGCGACTACCCCAAGCGCGAGCAAGTGCTGCAATACGCCGAGAGCGACCTGGCCTTCGTCGAGCGCCTGCTCGCCGACGTCGGCATCTGGTACCGCTTCACCACCGACGAGCGCCTGCACATCGACGTGGTGGAATTCCACGACGACCCGCGCAACTACCAGTTCGACGTCCGCCTGCCGTACCGGCCGCCCTCCGGTACCAGCAGCGGCGAGGACGCCGTGTGGCAGCTGCAGGCCAGCCATGGCCTGGTCGAGCAGCAGGTCAACATCCGTGCCTACGACCCGCGCGATGCCGGCGCCTACCTCGACGGCGAGGTCGACCAGACCCGCGGTGCCCGTACCACCTATGGCGAGGCCTACCACTACGGCGAGCCCTACACCGTGCTCGGTGACGCCCACAGCCAGGACGAGGACCTGCCGAGCGAAAGCGGCTACTTCTATGCGCGCCTGCGCCACGAACGCTACCTCAACCAGCGGACCCGCCTCGGCGGCCGCACCAGCAGCGCCACCCTGGCCCCCGGCCAGGTCCTGCGCATCGACGGCGGCGCGCCCGAGGCCTTCGCCCCGGGCGCCGTGATTACCCGGCTGACCACCCGTGCCGCGCGGGATCGCAGCTTCGACGCCCGCTTCGACGCCATGCCCTACTCGGAACGCGTCTGCTTCCGTCCGCCGCTGCGCACCAAGCCGGTGATCGCCGGCACCCTCCCGGCGCGCATCAGCAGCCCGCAGGCCAACGACCTGTACGGCCACATCGATCTCGACGGGCGCTACAAGGTTCACTTCCTCTTCGACCGCGACAGCTGGCCCGCCGGCCAGGAAAGCCTGTGGCTGCGCCTGGCGCGGCCCTACGCCGGCGACACCTACGGCCTGCACCTGCCGCTGCTGCAGGGCACCGAAGTGGCCGTGGCCTTCGAGCAGGGCGACCCGGACAAGCCCTACATCGCCCACGCCCTGCACGACAGCCAGCACCCCGACCCCGTCACCCTGCGCAACTACCAGCGCAACGTCCTGCGCACCCCGGCCAACAACAAGCTGCGCCTGGACGACCGCCGTGGCCAGGAACACATCAAGCTCAGCACCGAGCACAGCGGCAAGAGCCAGCTCAACCTCGGTCATCTGGTGGATGCGCAACGGCAGAAGCGCGGCGAAGGTTTTGAATTGCGCACCGACGGCTGGGGCGCGATTCGGGCGGGCAAGGGCGTCTTCATCAGCGCCGACGAACAACCCCGCGCCCAGGGGCAGGTCCTGGCCATGCAGGAAGCCGTCACTCGCCTGCAGGAGGCCAGCGAGGAGATGCAGCAGCTGTCCCGCGATGCCGAGCACGCCCAGGCCGATCCGGCCGACGTAAACGCCCAGCTTGCCCTGCTGCGCGAGCGGCTTGACCAGTTGCAGGCCGCAGTGGCCCTGCTCAGCGCCCCACAGGGCATCGTTCTGACCAGCGGCGAGCACCTGCAACTGGCGGCCCGGCACAACCTGATGCTCAACGCCGGCGGGGAGGCCGACATCAGCGTGGTCAAGCGTCTGTTCATTGGCGTGGGCGAGGGCCTGAGCCTGTTCGTGCGCAAGCTCGGTATGAAGCTGATCGCCAACCAGGGCGCGGTGCAGATCCAGGCACAGAACGACCGCTTGGAACTGCTCGCCCGGCATGGGCTGGACATCACCAGCACCGAAGACGAAATCCGCATCAGCGCCATGCAGAAGATCACCCTCAATGCCGGCGGCAGCTACATCACCCTCGATCCGTGCGGCATCGAGTCCGGCACCCAGGGTGAGCACCTGATCAAGGCGGTGCATTTCGACTATCGGGGGCCTGCGACCAAGCCCCTGAAAACCCCTGAATTGCCGCCGCTCGATGGATATCCCCGGAAGCATCAGCAGGTCGCGAGCTTCTCGGGATGA
- a CDS encoding sigma-54-dependent Fis family transcriptional regulator: MQNSLSRHAQQVMTLAQGKAQASGPAADPSIARSWLRCLEDYHLDPAQPVAPTVLEHGRMLECRERMQQVLEVANGEMNNLYRQLSGAGHAVLLTDARGVILNCVTAHAERPAFERAGLWLGADWSESSEGTNGIGTCVVERQALTIHQDEHFRSRHTGLTCSASPVFDPQGELMAVLDVSSARHDVSRQSQFHTMALVNLSAKMIESCYFLRRFEGKWLLRFHLQAEYVGLFSEGLLAFDGEGRISAVNQSAINLLGLPRERLIDQSVEAFFDCRLDDLLGRATPQPVTSWPLRTRNGRSLFAALRGQPRTIAQPIPLEPPKPTRPGICLGDAALQNDFRRALRVYERDVPLLINGETGSGKEAFARALHQASSRAERPFVALNCAAIPETLIESELFGYRGGSFTGARKEGMRGKLQQADGGTLFLDEIGDMPLALQTRLLRVLEERQVVPIGGEPLSVDVRIISATHRELEERVRSGGFREDLFYRLNGLVLDLPPLRDRSDKPELLHYLLAEEARGMRIVLTEESRQALLDYHWPGNVRQMRNVLRTLAALCEDGIIRIADLPREVLRAAPSATVPEPVASPLDDAERSALLNALDSQRWHMTRTAEQLGISRNTLYRKLRKHAIATRG; the protein is encoded by the coding sequence ATGCAGAATTCTCTCAGCCGTCACGCCCAGCAGGTGATGACCCTGGCACAAGGGAAGGCACAGGCCAGCGGGCCGGCTGCCGACCCTTCGATTGCTCGCTCCTGGCTGCGCTGCCTGGAGGACTACCACCTCGATCCGGCCCAGCCGGTGGCACCCACGGTGCTGGAGCACGGGCGCATGCTCGAATGCCGCGAGCGTATGCAGCAGGTGCTCGAGGTGGCCAATGGCGAGATGAACAACCTCTACCGACAGCTCTCCGGGGCCGGCCATGCGGTGCTGCTGACCGACGCCCGCGGGGTGATCCTCAACTGCGTTACTGCCCATGCCGAAAGACCCGCCTTCGAGCGTGCCGGGCTCTGGCTCGGCGCCGACTGGAGCGAGTCCAGCGAGGGCACCAATGGCATCGGCACCTGCGTGGTGGAGCGCCAGGCACTGACCATCCACCAGGACGAACATTTCCGCAGCCGCCATACCGGCCTCACCTGTTCTGCCAGCCCGGTGTTCGACCCACAGGGTGAGTTGATGGCAGTGCTGGACGTGTCATCCGCTCGGCACGATGTCTCGCGCCAGAGCCAGTTCCACACCATGGCGCTGGTCAACCTCTCGGCGAAGATGATCGAGAGCTGCTATTTCTTGCGTCGCTTCGAAGGCAAATGGCTGCTGCGCTTCCATTTGCAGGCCGAGTACGTCGGACTGTTCAGCGAAGGCTTGCTGGCATTCGATGGGGAAGGGCGGATCAGCGCGGTGAACCAGAGCGCGATCAACCTGCTGGGGCTGCCCCGCGAACGCTTGATCGATCAGTCGGTGGAGGCCTTCTTCGATTGCCGTCTCGACGATCTGCTCGGCCGCGCCACCCCACAGCCAGTGACCAGCTGGCCGTTGCGCACACGCAATGGTCGGTCCCTGTTCGCCGCCCTGCGCGGTCAGCCACGCACCATTGCACAACCCATTCCACTGGAACCGCCAAAACCGACACGCCCGGGCATCTGCCTCGGGGACGCGGCGCTGCAGAACGATTTCCGTCGCGCGCTGCGCGTGTACGAGCGCGACGTACCGCTGTTGATCAACGGCGAAACCGGCTCCGGCAAGGAAGCCTTCGCCCGTGCGCTGCACCAGGCCAGTTCCCGTGCCGAGCGACCCTTCGTTGCGCTGAACTGCGCGGCCATTCCGGAAACCCTGATCGAGAGTGAACTGTTCGGCTATCGCGGCGGCAGCTTCACCGGCGCCCGCAAGGAAGGCATGCGCGGCAAGCTGCAGCAGGCCGATGGCGGCACCCTGTTCCTCGATGAAATCGGCGATATGCCGCTGGCACTGCAGACCCGCCTGCTGCGGGTGCTGGAGGAGCGCCAGGTCGTACCCATCGGCGGCGAGCCGCTGTCGGTTGATGTGCGCATCATCAGCGCCACCCACCGCGAGCTGGAGGAACGAGTGCGCAGCGGGGGCTTCCGTGAGGACCTGTTCTATCGCCTGAACGGCCTGGTCCTCGACCTGCCGCCCCTGCGTGATCGCAGTGACAAGCCGGAGCTCTTGCATTACCTGCTGGCGGAAGAGGCTCGAGGGATGCGTATCGTGCTTACCGAAGAGTCTCGCCAGGCCTTGCTCGACTACCACTGGCCGGGCAATGTGCGGCAGATGCGCAACGTGCTGCGTACCCTTGCGGCGCTGTGCGAGGACGGCATCATTCGAATTGCCGACCTGCCTCGCGAGGTATTGCGCGCGGCACCCTCAGCGACCGTGCCCGAGCCGGTAGCGAGCCCGCTGGACGACGCCGAACGCAGCGCATTGCTCAATGCGCTGGATAGCCAGCGCTGGCACATGACCCGCACCGCCGAGCAACTCGGCATCAGCCGCAACACCCTCTATCGCAAGCTGCGCAAGCACGCGATTGCGACGCGGGGGTAG
- a CDS encoding aldehyde dehydrogenase family protein, with translation MRYAQPGTPGAVVSFKSRYGNYIGGEFVAPVKGQYFTNTSPVNGQPIAEFPRSTAEDVEKALDAAHAAADAWGRTSVQDRSNVLLKIADRIEQNLEVLAVTETWDNGKAVRETLNADIPLAVDHFRYFAGCIRAQEGGAAEINENTVAYHIHEPLGVVGQIIPWNFPLLMAAWKLAPALAAGNCVVLKPAEQTPLGITVLMELIGDLLPAGVLNVVQGFGKEAGEALATSKRIAKIAFTGSTPVGSHILKCAAENIIPSTVELGGKSPNIYFEDIMQAEPAFIEKAAEGLVLAFFNQGEVCTCPSRALVQESIYPAFMAEVMKKVKAIKRGDPLDTDTMVGAQASQQQFEKILSYLDIAQQEGAEVLTGGAVEKLEGNLSTGYYIQPTLLKGHNKMRVFQEEIFGPVVGVTTFKDEAEALAIANDTEFGLGAGLWTRDINRAYRMGRGIKAGRVWTNCYHLYPAHAAFGGYKKSGVGRETHKMMLDHYQQTKNLLVSYDINPLGFF, from the coding sequence ATGCGTTACGCCCAACCCGGTACCCCCGGCGCTGTCGTTTCCTTCAAGTCCCGCTACGGCAACTACATCGGTGGCGAGTTCGTCGCCCCGGTCAAAGGCCAGTACTTCACCAATACCTCGCCGGTGAATGGCCAGCCGATCGCCGAATTCCCCCGCTCTACTGCCGAAGACGTCGAGAAGGCCCTGGATGCTGCCCACGCCGCGGCCGATGCCTGGGGTCGCACCTCTGTGCAGGACCGTTCGAACGTCCTGCTGAAGATCGCCGACCGCATCGAGCAGAACCTGGAAGTCCTGGCCGTCACCGAAACCTGGGACAACGGCAAGGCCGTGCGTGAAACCTTGAATGCTGACATCCCGCTGGCTGTCGACCACTTCCGCTACTTCGCCGGCTGCATCCGCGCCCAGGAAGGCGGCGCGGCCGAGATCAACGAGAACACCGTCGCCTATCACATCCACGAACCGCTGGGCGTGGTCGGCCAGATCATCCCGTGGAACTTCCCGCTGCTGATGGCCGCCTGGAAGCTGGCCCCGGCCCTGGCCGCCGGCAACTGCGTGGTACTGAAACCCGCCGAGCAAACACCGCTGGGCATTACCGTGCTGATGGAGCTCATCGGCGACCTGCTGCCAGCCGGTGTGCTCAACGTGGTGCAAGGCTTCGGCAAGGAAGCGGGCGAGGCCCTGGCCACCAGCAAGCGCATCGCCAAGATCGCCTTCACCGGCTCCACCCCGGTGGGTTCGCACATCCTCAAGTGCGCCGCCGAGAACATCATCCCCTCCACCGTGGAGCTGGGTGGCAAGAGCCCGAACATCTACTTCGAAGACATCATGCAGGCCGAGCCGGCCTTCATCGAAAAGGCCGCCGAAGGCCTGGTCCTGGCCTTCTTCAACCAGGGTGAAGTCTGCACTTGCCCGTCCCGCGCCCTGGTGCAGGAATCCATCTACCCGGCGTTCATGGCCGAGGTGATGAAGAAGGTCAAAGCCATCAAGCGTGGCGACCCGCTGGACACCGACACCATGGTCGGCGCCCAGGCTTCGCAACAGCAGTTCGAGAAGATCCTCTCCTACCTCGACATCGCCCAGCAGGAAGGCGCGGAAGTGCTCACTGGCGGCGCGGTGGAAAAACTGGAAGGCAACCTGTCCACCGGTTACTACATCCAGCCGACGCTGCTGAAAGGCCACAACAAGATGCGTGTGTTCCAGGAGGAAATCTTCGGCCCGGTGGTGGGCGTCACCACCTTCAAGGACGAAGCCGAAGCCCTGGCGATCGCCAACGACACCGAGTTCGGCCTGGGTGCCGGTCTCTGGACCCGCGACATCAACCGCGCCTACCGCATGGGCCGTGGCATCAAGGCTGGCCGCGTGTGGACCAACTGCTACCACCTGTACCCGGCACACGCCGCGTTCGGTGGCTACAAGAAGTCCGGCGTTGGCCGTGAAACCCACAAGATGATGCTCGACCACTACCAGCAGACCAAGAACCTGCTGGTGAGCTACGACATCAATCCGCTGGGCTTCTTCTGA
- a CDS encoding AraC family transcriptional regulator: MNPSLFSSASLQASTTSNVGVLSAAASGLDRFITGQGGDLDRIFGRAGIDPEQLRHPTLSLALTNYCQVLEEAARQSGCDNFGLRYGQQFQPRDLGLLGYVGLFSNTLEEALKNFAAAFPYHQHSTLIRLVDCGECYRFDYQVRHGAILDRRQDAELTMGMALNLVRHALGRDWSPRAVAFEHERPEGWQEHAEAFGAPVQFGRPCNFLLVPKGDVQGRLMPERDPNLLFLFQDVIRRLGEQGAGPNLLEEASTQIRLALALGEPCLEQIAECLELTPAGLQRRLREDGLSFSQLVEQTRRELALHYLRQRQRPISELAPLLGYSETSAFSRAFRRWFGVSPRQWRGDER, encoded by the coding sequence ATGAATCCGTCCCTGTTTTCCAGTGCCAGCCTGCAAGCATCCACCACGAGCAATGTCGGTGTGCTCTCGGCTGCCGCCAGCGGTCTCGACCGCTTCATCACCGGGCAGGGCGGAGACCTGGACCGCATCTTCGGCCGCGCCGGTATCGACCCGGAGCAGTTGCGGCACCCGACACTGAGCCTGGCCCTGACCAACTACTGCCAGGTGCTGGAAGAGGCCGCACGACAGTCCGGTTGCGACAACTTCGGCCTGCGCTATGGCCAGCAATTCCAGCCCCGCGACCTGGGCTTGCTGGGCTATGTCGGGCTGTTCTCGAACACCTTGGAAGAGGCATTGAAGAACTTCGCCGCGGCCTTCCCCTATCACCAGCACAGCACCCTGATCCGCCTGGTGGATTGTGGTGAGTGCTATCGCTTCGATTACCAGGTCCGCCATGGCGCGATTCTCGACCGCCGCCAGGACGCCGAACTGACCATGGGCATGGCGCTCAACCTGGTCCGGCATGCGCTGGGCCGTGACTGGTCGCCGCGCGCGGTGGCCTTCGAACATGAACGTCCCGAGGGCTGGCAGGAACATGCCGAGGCATTCGGTGCGCCCGTGCAGTTCGGCCGGCCCTGCAATTTCCTGCTGGTACCCAAGGGCGATGTGCAGGGCAGGCTGATGCCCGAGCGAGATCCCAATCTGTTGTTCCTGTTCCAGGACGTGATTCGCAGGTTGGGTGAGCAGGGCGCTGGGCCGAACCTGCTGGAAGAAGCCAGCACGCAAATTCGCCTGGCCCTGGCGTTGGGTGAACCCTGCCTGGAACAGATCGCCGAATGTCTGGAACTGACCCCGGCGGGTCTGCAGCGTCGCCTGCGCGAAGACGGCCTCAGCTTCAGCCAACTGGTGGAACAGACCCGCCGCGAGCTGGCGCTGCATTACCTGCGTCAACGGCAGCGGCCCATCTCCGAGCTGGCCCCCTTGCTCGGCTACTCCGAAACCAGCGCCTTCTCCCGCGCCTTCCGCCGCTGGTTCGGCGTGAGCCCGAGGCAGTGGCGCGGGGATGAGCGCTGA
- the eat gene encoding ethanolamine permease has translation MMSTTQLKPTLGTLHLWGIAVGLVISGEYFGWSYGWGTAGTLGFLVTALLVATMYTCFIFSFTELTTAIPHAGGPFAYSRRAFGEKGGLIAGIATLIEFVFAPPAIAMAIGAYLNVQYPELDPKHAAVGAYLIFMTLNILGVSIAATFELVVTVLAVAELLVFMGVVAPGFSFSNFVVNGWAGTNEFGSHAISGIFAAIPFAIWFFLAIEGAAMAAEEAKDPKRTIPRAYIAGILTLVFLAIGVMIMAGGVGDWRELSNINDPLPQAMKAVVGNDSTWMHMLVWIGLFGLVASFHGIILGYSRQFFALARAGYLPRGLAKLSRFQTPHRAIIAGGVVGIAAIYSDGLVNLQGMTLTAAMITMSVFGAIVMYIISMLSLFKLRVSEPNLERTFRAPGYPVVPAIALVLAVVCLLAMAWFNTLIGFIFLGFMAAGYIYFQFTAHHRASAPVDALLNRA, from the coding sequence CTGATGAGCACAACACAACTAAAACCAACGCTCGGCACCTTGCATCTCTGGGGTATCGCCGTCGGCCTGGTGATCTCCGGTGAATACTTCGGCTGGAGCTACGGCTGGGGCACTGCCGGCACCCTCGGTTTCCTGGTCACCGCGCTGCTGGTGGCCACCATGTACACCTGCTTCATCTTCAGTTTCACCGAACTGACCACCGCCATTCCCCACGCAGGCGGCCCCTTCGCGTATAGCCGCCGCGCCTTCGGCGAGAAGGGCGGACTGATCGCCGGGATCGCCACCCTGATCGAATTCGTCTTCGCCCCGCCAGCCATCGCCATGGCCATCGGCGCCTACCTCAACGTGCAGTACCCCGAGCTGGACCCGAAGCACGCAGCCGTTGGGGCGTACCTCATCTTCATGACCCTGAACATTCTCGGCGTCAGCATCGCCGCCACCTTCGAGCTGGTGGTCACCGTATTGGCCGTGGCCGAGTTGCTGGTGTTCATGGGCGTCGTCGCACCGGGCTTCAGCTTCAGCAACTTCGTGGTCAACGGCTGGGCAGGCACCAATGAGTTCGGCAGCCACGCCATCTCCGGCATCTTCGCCGCCATTCCCTTCGCCATCTGGTTCTTCCTCGCCATCGAGGGCGCGGCCATGGCGGCGGAGGAAGCCAAGGACCCGAAACGCACCATCCCGCGCGCTTACATTGCCGGCATCCTGACCCTGGTGTTCCTTGCCATCGGCGTGATGATCATGGCCGGCGGCGTGGGTGACTGGCGTGAGCTTTCCAACATCAACGACCCACTACCCCAGGCCATGAAGGCCGTGGTCGGAAACGATTCCACCTGGATGCACATGCTGGTGTGGATCGGCCTGTTCGGCCTGGTGGCCAGCTTCCACGGCATCATCCTCGGCTACTCCCGGCAGTTCTTCGCCCTGGCGCGTGCTGGCTACCTGCCGCGCGGCCTGGCCAAGCTGTCGCGCTTCCAGACCCCGCACCGCGCCATCATCGCCGGTGGCGTGGTGGGTATCGCAGCCATCTACAGCGACGGCCTGGTGAACCTGCAGGGCATGACGCTGACCGCCGCGATGATCACCATGAGCGTGTTCGGCGCCATCGTGATGTACATCATCAGCATGCTCAGCCTGTTCAAGCTGCGCGTCAGTGAGCCCAATCTGGAACGTACCTTCCGTGCGCCGGGCTATCCGGTGGTACCGGCGATCGCCCTGGTGCTGGCCGTGGTCTGCCTGTTGGCGATGGCGTGGTTCAATACCTTGATCGGATTCATCTTCCTTGGCTTCATGGCGGCGGGGTATATCTACTTCCAGTTCACCGCCCACCATCGCGCCAGCGCACCGGTCGATGCCCTGCTGAACCGCGCCTGA